GGATAAAAAATCTGACAACAGCCCCATAGCAAAAGGAATGATTGCTCCACCGAATACGCCTGTAATCATCAGTCCCGAAATTTCATTGGCTTTATCCGGCTGTGCTTTTAGTGCCATACCAAAAATGATGGCAAAGACATTGGCAATGAAAAAACCTATCACACCGTATAAAATGAAAATGCCCGTTTTATCACTCACCACCAATAGCGCCCCCAACGCCAAAACAGCAATCACCATGCTGATTTGATAGAATTTTTGGGGTGCCATTCTACTCAAAATGAATGCCCCCGAAAATGCGCCAAAAGTTCTCAGAGCAAAATAAACACTTGGTCCATAACCTGCTTCTATGGCATTCAAGCCACATCTTTCCATCAGGATTTTGGGTGAGGCAGTATTCATTCCTACATCAACACCAACCACAAAAAGAATCCCCAAGAACAATAAGAGAATCGTTTTATCCCCTAAAAGTGAGACCACTTCTTTAAATGAACTTGGTCTTTCCGTATTTACCTCTTCTTCAATGGAAGTAAATGACAGCCAAAGCGTGGCCAACAAGGTGATAACAGCGTAAATCGGGAAGATATACTGCCAGTTATTAAAATATCCAGCCGCAAAGGCCGCAATAAAAGGAGCCGAAAAGGAAGAAACCGCTTTTACAAATTGCCCAATGGTCAGGCTACTTGTCAGTTGCTCTCCCCTGACTACATTCGACAATAGGGGATTCAGTGAAACCTGCAAAATAGTATTGGCAATGCCGAGGACAGCAAAAGCAAGCAGGGCCATACCAAAAGAATAATCGATCAGTGGAATGAACATTGCTCCAATAGTCAGTACATTACTTAATAAAACTGTTTTCTTGCGTCCTATTTTGTTCATTAACATCCCTGTTGGAATTGAAAAAATAAGAAACATCGAAAACAAAGCCACAGGGATTAAATTGGAAAGGGTATCCTGATAATCTTGGCCAAAACCAGTAAGCAGGTCTTCCTTGACATGCGCAACGGTAATGCCTACCACATCACAAAAGCCCATTACAAAAAAACCGAACATTACAGGTAATGCGGCATATTTAAAATCTTGCTTCATAACAAAAAAATGAATTCTATAAAAAATGGGTGCACCACCCCTGAGGTAGAGGGTGATGCATCAAATAAATGTATTGAGTAGATAATTTGATAAACAAACTATCGGGTCTTAGTTACCTCATTTTCTTTAGGCAGGCTGGCTTCCAACGGTAATTTTCACCACTGAAACAAATGGATTTACCGCCTGCTTTGGCAATAAAATTGTGTTTCCTTCGACTTGAACTTTTGTATGCTCAGCTCCCAAAATGGTAGCATTAACAATTTTAGCACTCGGGTTAATGGTCAATTTCCCATCAGCAGGCCAATCGATTACATGCGCATAAATAACGTTCTCTTTAGAAGTATAAACTCCCCATTCAGGGCGTTCAAACGGACTTGCTTTTGCTCCATAAATGGATTCCCCGTTGGTCTGAATCCAAGCACCCATTGTTTTCAATCGATCCACACTTTCTATGGGTACATTGCCAAGGCCATCAGGACCAATATTCAACAGGAAGTTTCCTCCTTTGGAGACAATATCGACCAAACTCTGAATCAACAAAGTGTCACTTTTCCAGTTATCGTCTGATGGTTTGTAACCCCACGAACCGTTCATGGTAAAGCACGCCTCCCAATCCTCATCGATACCCGTCGCAGGCACTTCTTTCTCTGGTGTGCCGAAATCTCCCGCAAAGTTTCCTTCCACATTGAATCCTGCCATGCCATTACGGCCCTTGTCCACTCGGTTATTGACAATCGTCTGCGGTTGCAAATCAAGGATATAATCATACATTTCCTTACCCATCTCGGTGGTATAATCAGCAATCCATTCACCATCAAACCATATTACGCCAATATCTCCATATTTGGTTAGCAACTCACCCACTTGTGGCTTGAGGTAATTACGGAAATACTCAGGAAATTCCGGATTTGATTTGGTTTGATCATCTTGACCAATATTGTAATCGGGATAGAAAACAGACTGTGCCTGTGGGTGATGCCAGTCCGTGATGGAATGATAAAGACAGAATTTAATTCCTTGTCGATCACATTCTTCAGCCATTTCTTTCACAATATCACGCTTGAAAGGCGAAGTATCCATTATATCATAATCCGTTACCTCAGAATCCCAAAGACAGAAACCATCATGATGCTTGGAAGTTAAAACAATGTATTTCATTCCTGCATCCTTCGCTAAGCTAACCCATTTCTTAGCGTCAAAATCTACGGGGTTAAACTGCTGTGGGTATTTCTCATATTCTTCGATGGTCATGTCCAGCTTGTCCATTACCCATTCTGCTCCACCCCAACAGGTAGAATCATTGTATTCTCCGCCCAACATAGAGTAGGCTCCCCAGTGAATAAACATTCCAAATCGAGCTTCACGCCACCATTCCATGCGCTGATCGTCGGTCAGCTTCACCTCTTCCGTCTTTGTTGCTGCTGTATTACATGCCATACTGATGGCCAATGATAGCATACATGCCAATTTATAAATTGTCTTTTTCATACTAAAAAATTTTATAATTCACGATTATAGCCCGCTGGATAGCGCTTGGCTTCGGAGTTCTTTATTGATATTAATACTTCTTTATCCGATGAATATTGGTACTTGCCATTTTTGTAGTTCAATGCAGCTGAAATATCCGAACCATCCGCAGATTCAATTCGGTAGCCATGATGTGAAAGCATTTTACCTTTCCCTAAATAGAGATAATCAAAGTTTTCGCCCTTAAAGCTCGAAATAGCAAAGGTGCCTTTGAAATTTGCCTGACCTCCAACGAGGTGTTGCTCATCATTTGTTGAGCTGATGATGAATTGCTTCAAACCATTTTTTGAGTCCACTTCCAATGCCGTCAGGCTGGCTTTGTCCTTTTCGATCGCTTCAACATTAGCGATTTGTGCATTACCCTTATTGTAAGTTTCAAACACCGATACGAAAGGGTGCTGTTTAGCATTATTCTTTTGTTGCCTAACAATGAGTGTGGGGGTGGTCTGTGGACTACGATTCACACCCGCCGGCGTGATGGTTCCCAGTAAAGTGGTTGGTGGTGCGTTAACGGTAAAGACCGCACGGTTTTGTTGACCTAACATCCACAGGTCTGTAACCAAATCCACTGAGGCTGTATCGATTGTCCATCGGGCAATAAAATCGCTGTTCCAATCCGCCTTCTCAGGATCTTTAAAGTAATCATATGCCTTATTGTACTGATCACCCAGCGCAAAACCTTTCCGTTTCGATAATGGCTTTTGTTCGGTGTTGAATACCTCTAATTTATTGCCGAGGTTATGATATAGATAATCATTGTCGTTAAGATCAGATCTAAAAATATCAACATAATAACCTGAGGACTCAGAAGTACGAACCATCGCTACCAATCGACGTTTTTCATCTGCGGAAATATCTGCGAATGAACAATTTTCAGAAGTAACGGTCGTATTGTAAAACCCATTATCACCAACGGCAGGATCAATTCCATTAACAGAAATCTCACCATGAGTATAGCCCGGTAGAATTGTATTGGAGCCAGTGGCGCCACTAAAGTAGCCGAAGTCTTTTGACCAATAAGATTCATATGCAGAAGCTTTTGGAGAAACCGCCCAACCCTTGGCGTAGATTTGCATGGCAAGACCATTCTTTGATAAATGTGATCCGTGATCTCCTCCGTAGAGGGTAAACATCATGGCGTTGTCAATATCATTACCATTTTTCTGAATAATATGACGATGGCGCTTGGAGAAAGCAGTGCGCTTATAGGGCAATTCAGCATCCAAATTTGCTAACGGCTCATACAAACAGATGCCCTTCCAGTTGGTA
This sequence is a window from Persicobacter psychrovividus. Protein-coding genes within it:
- a CDS encoding MFS transporter, which encodes MKQDFKYAALPVMFGFFVMGFCDVVGITVAHVKEDLLTGFGQDYQDTLSNLIPVALFSMFLIFSIPTGMLMNKIGRKKTVLLSNVLTIGAMFIPLIDYSFGMALLAFAVLGIANTILQVSLNPLLSNVVRGEQLTSSLTIGQFVKAVSSFSAPFIAAFAAGYFNNWQYIFPIYAVITLLATLWLSFTSIEEEVNTERPSSFKEVVSLLGDKTILLLFLGILFVVGVDVGMNTASPKILMERCGLNAIEAGYGPSVYFALRTFGAFSGAFILSRMAPQKFYQISMVIAVLALGALLVVSDKTGIFILYGVIGFFIANVFAIIFGMALKAQPDKANEISGLMITGVFGGAIIPFAMGLLSDFLSSQIGAVIIILLSASYLLISAFALKVNQKTPQVVEENIVEV
- a CDS encoding alpha-L-fucosidase — its product is MKKTIYKLACMLSLAISMACNTAATKTEEVKLTDDQRMEWWREARFGMFIHWGAYSMLGGEYNDSTCWGGAEWVMDKLDMTIEEYEKYPQQFNPVDFDAKKWVSLAKDAGMKYIVLTSKHHDGFCLWDSEVTDYDIMDTSPFKRDIVKEMAEECDRQGIKFCLYHSITDWHHPQAQSVFYPDYNIGQDDQTKSNPEFPEYFRNYLKPQVGELLTKYGDIGVIWFDGEWIADYTTEMGKEMYDYILDLQPQTIVNNRVDKGRNGMAGFNVEGNFAGDFGTPEKEVPATGIDEDWEACFTMNGSWGYKPSDDNWKSDTLLIQSLVDIVSKGGNFLLNIGPDGLGNVPIESVDRLKTMGAWIQTNGESIYGAKASPFERPEWGVYTSKENVIYAHVIDWPADGKLTINPSAKIVNATILGAEHTKVQVEGNTILLPKQAVNPFVSVVKITVGSQPA